The following coding sequences are from one Rutidosis leptorrhynchoides isolate AG116_Rl617_1_P2 chromosome 11, CSIRO_AGI_Rlap_v1, whole genome shotgun sequence window:
- the LOC139874259 gene encoding protein DEHYDRATION-INDUCED 19 homolog 4-like isoform X2: protein MDSDFWTARLAASKRQFTMQHHHHHHQTTSDLDRVNVEDVEVEEEIRPHFPCPYCYEDFDIGSLCSHLEDEHSCESRATVCPVCSVKVTSDMLSHITLQHGHRRRRLRRVAVPNSRALSLLGRDLREAHLQVLLGGSSYRSTSNIATSSSSSSSSSSTSAAASDPFLSSLVLNFPGSEAEEISKSIVSSVTDNSVKSPSPQHIWKSSFDSLLSSEELERRMRQATGRAIFLQNLLMSTF, encoded by the exons ATGGATTCCGATTTTTGGACCGCCCGTCTCGCCGCCTCAAAACGGCAGTTTACGATgcaacaccaccaccatcaccatcagaCCACCTCTGATCTGG ATCGGGTAAATGTTGAGGACGTCGAGGTGGAAGAAGAAATCCGACCCCATTTTCCATGCCCGTATTGTTATGAGGATTTTGATATCGGGTCTTTATGTTCTCATCTTGAAGATGAACACTCGTGTGAATCTAGAGCCACT GTCTGTCCAGTTTGCTCAGTTAAAGTGACAAGCGATATGTTAAGCCATATCACTCTACAGCATGGACAC CGACGTCGTAGATTACGAAGAGTAGCGGTTCCAAACAGTCGGGCACTTTCTCTTTTGGGCCGGGACCTTCGAGAGGCTCATTTGCAGGTGCTTCTTGGCGGCAGTAGTTATCGGTCAACATCGAATATCGccacgtcatcatcatcatcatcatcatcatcatcaacaagtgCCGCGGCTTCTGACCCGTTCCTTTCTTCTTTGGTTCTTAACTTTCCTGGTTCTGAAGCTGAAGAAATATCGAAATCAATAGTGTCGAGTGTCACGGATAATTCTGTTAAGAGTCCATCTCCGCAACATATATGGAAATCAAG TTTTGATTCTTTATTGAGTTCTGAAGAACTAGAAAGAAGAATGAGACAAGCGACTGGACGAGCTATTTTTCTGCAAAATCTGCTGATGTCGACGTTTTGA
- the LOC139874259 gene encoding protein DEHYDRATION-INDUCED 19 homolog 4-like isoform X1 — protein sequence MDSDFWTARLAASKRQFTMQHHHHHHQTTSDLDRVNVEDVEVEEEIRPHFPCPYCYEDFDIGSLCSHLEDEHSCESRATVCPVCSVKVTSDMLSHITLQHGHVFKMQRRRRLRRVAVPNSRALSLLGRDLREAHLQVLLGGSSYRSTSNIATSSSSSSSSSSTSAAASDPFLSSLVLNFPGSEAEEISKSIVSSVTDNSVKSPSPQHIWKSSFDSLLSSEELERRMRQATGRAIFLQNLLMSTF from the exons ATGGATTCCGATTTTTGGACCGCCCGTCTCGCCGCCTCAAAACGGCAGTTTACGATgcaacaccaccaccatcaccatcagaCCACCTCTGATCTGG ATCGGGTAAATGTTGAGGACGTCGAGGTGGAAGAAGAAATCCGACCCCATTTTCCATGCCCGTATTGTTATGAGGATTTTGATATCGGGTCTTTATGTTCTCATCTTGAAGATGAACACTCGTGTGAATCTAGAGCCACT GTCTGTCCAGTTTGCTCAGTTAAAGTGACAAGCGATATGTTAAGCCATATCACTCTACAGCATGGACACGTATTCAAA ATGCAGCGACGTCGTAGATTACGAAGAGTAGCGGTTCCAAACAGTCGGGCACTTTCTCTTTTGGGCCGGGACCTTCGAGAGGCTCATTTGCAGGTGCTTCTTGGCGGCAGTAGTTATCGGTCAACATCGAATATCGccacgtcatcatcatcatcatcatcatcatcatcaacaagtgCCGCGGCTTCTGACCCGTTCCTTTCTTCTTTGGTTCTTAACTTTCCTGGTTCTGAAGCTGAAGAAATATCGAAATCAATAGTGTCGAGTGTCACGGATAATTCTGTTAAGAGTCCATCTCCGCAACATATATGGAAATCAAG TTTTGATTCTTTATTGAGTTCTGAAGAACTAGAAAGAAGAATGAGACAAGCGACTGGACGAGCTATTTTTCTGCAAAATCTGCTGATGTCGACGTTTTGA